The genomic interval AGGCGTGGGTCGCTCTTCAGAACCGCCAGGGTGTTGCTGTGGACAGTTTCGGCAGTGACATCGGCGCTGCTGAAGATCTGGTTGAAGTGCTGGTGGGTAACCGAGTTGAAGTAGACGCGGTCTTCCGGGGCCACGCCGAGCACTACGGCATAGGTGGTCAGCGCTTCGCCCTGGCCCATGGCCATGTCTTCGGACAGCTCGTTCATCATGCCGTTCATGGCAAACCAGGACTTGCCGCCGTAGGTCAGCGAAGCCTTGGTGGAGCAGCCGTTGGTACCGGAGGTCATGCCGAAGGTGGCGTTACCGGAGGTGCCGTTGGTAGTAGAAGCAAGGAAGTGTGCCGGCGTGCCACGCTGGCCTTCGAACAGCATGTTGCCCCAGCCGCAGTTCGGGCCGCCTGGCGCTTCTGCCATGGCGTTCAGCGAGACCACGGTGAACAGAGTACCCAGAAGAATCCGTTTCATAGCATTTGTTCTCTTTGTCTTAACCAAGGGTCAGGGTTTCTGGCAACTCGGTTGCCAGGTCGGGAAAGCTTTTCACCCACCCGCGCAGCTTGGAGTTTAGGCACGATCTAAAGGTTGCGTTGTTGATTGCGAAAAATTTGCTGCTACATGACCTGCACCGGCTGCGACATAAAGTCCTGTGGAGCCTTGCAAGGCGCGCGCGGGCAGCGCCAGAATGCTGCTCATCTGCCCGCCGAAGTAAGGAAACCCAATGCCCGATCCTGTCGCTGCGCGCCTGCGTCTCGCGCCTGAAGCCCTGACCCGGCGTTTCTCCCCCGAGCAGTTTGCTTTTACCCACACCGACGATCTGGAGCCGTTTCGCGGAGTCCTGGGCCAGGAACGTGCTGTCGAGGCCCTGCAGTTCGGCGTGGCCATGCCGCGCCCCGGTTACAACGTGTATGTGATGGGCGAGCCCGGCACCGGGCGCTTCTCGTTCGTCAAGCGCTACCTCAAGGCTGAGGGCAAGCGCCAGCAGACCCCGGCCGACTGGGTTTACGTCAACCACTTCGACGACACTCGGGAACCACGCGCGCTGGAGTTGCCGTCTGGAAGCGCCGCCGAGTTCATCAGCGATATGGGCGGTTTGATCGACAACCTGCTGTCGACCTTCCCGGCCGTGTTCGAGCACCCGTCGTATCAGCAGAAAAAAGGTGCCATCGACCGTGCCTTCAACCAGCGCTATGACCGCGCCCTGGATGTGATCGAGCGGGCCTCGCTGGAAAAGGACGTTGCGTTGTACCGCGATGCCAGCAACGTCGCCTTTACGCCGATGGCCGATGGCAAGGCGCTGGACGAAGCCGAGTTCGCCCAGTTGCCCGAAGCGGTGCGCGAGCAGTTTCACGAAGACATTGCCTTGCTGGAGGAACAGCTGAACGAAGAGCTGGCCAGCCTGCCGCAATGGAAGCGTGAGTCGAACAACCAGCTGCGCCAGCTCAACGAAGAAACCATCACCCTCGCGTTGCAGCCTTTGCTGGCGCCGCTGTCAGAAAAGTACGCCGAGAACGCAGCGGTGTGCGCCTACCTGCAGTCGGTGCAGCTGAACCTGCTGCGCACCGTGGTCGAGCAACTGGTCGACGACAGCAAGACCGACGCCGCCGCACGCAAGCTGCTTGAAGAGCAGTACGCCCCAAGCCTGGTGGTCGGCCACCATGCCGCCGGCGGCGCGCCGGTCGTGTTCGAGCCGCACCCGACTTACGACAACCTGTTCGGCCGTATCGAATACAGCACCGACCAGGGCGCGCTGTACACTTCGTACCGGCAGCTGCGCCCAGGCGCGTTGCACCGGGCCAACGGCGGCTTCCTGATTCTTGAAGCGGAGAAGATGCTGGGCGAGCCGTTCGTGTGGGATGCGCTCAAGCGTGCCCTGCAGTCGCGCAAGCTGAAGATGGAATCCCCGATCGGCGAGCTGGGCCGTGTTGCCACCGTCAGCCTTCAGCCGCAGATGATTCCGCTCAACGTGAAGCTGGTGATTATCGGCTCCCGCCAGCTGTACTACGCACTGCAGGACCACGACCCGGACTTCCAGGAGATGTTCCGCGTGCTGGTGGACTTCGACGAAGACATGCCCATGGTCGACGAAAACCTGGAGCAGTTCGCCCAGCTGTTGCGCACCCGCACCAACGAGGAGGGCATGGCGCCGCTGACCAGTGACGCGGTCGCACGCCTGGCCACCTACAGCGCCCGCCTGGCAGAGAACCAGTCACGCCTGTCGGCGCGCATCGGCGACCTGTTCCAGCTGGTCAGCGAAGCCGACTTCATCCGTCAGCTGGCCAGTGACGAAATGACCGACGCCGGGCACATCGAACGTGCGCTCAAAGCCAAGGCCACCCGCACCGGGCGCGTTTCGCAACGGGTGCTGGACGACATGCTGGCCGGCATCATCCTGATCGACACCGAGGGTGCGGCCATTGGCAAGTGCAACGGCCTGACCGTGCTGGAAGTGGGCGACTCGGCGTTCGGTATGCCGGCGCGTATTTCTGCCACTGTGTACCCGGGCGGCAGCGGCATCGTCGACATCGAACGTGAGGTCAACCTTGGCCAGCCGATCCACTCCAAGGGTGTGATGATCCTCACCGGTTACCTGGGCAGCCGGTATGCCCAGGAGTTCCCGCTGGCGATTTCCGCGAGCATTGCCCTGGAGCAGTCCTACGGTTATGTAGACGGTGACAGCGCCTCGCTGGGCGAAGCCTGCACGCTGATTTCAGCCTTGTCGCGCACGCCGCTCAAGCAGTGCTTCGCCATCACCGGTTCTATCAACCAGTTTGGTGAAGTGCAGGCGGTGGGTGGGGTCAACGAGAAGATCGAAGGTTTCTTCCGCCTGTGCGAGGCTCGTGGCCTGACCGGCGAGCAGGGGGTGATCATTCCGCGTGCCAACGTGGCCACGCTGATGCTTGACGAGCGCGTGCTGCAGGCCGTGGAGAATGGCATGTTCCACGTCTACGCAGTCAGCCAGGCTGATGAGGCGCTGAGCCTGCTGGTGGGCGAGGAGGCCGGGGTGCTCGATGAGCAAGGCCAGTTTGCCGAGGGCAGCGTCAATGCCCGCGTGGTGGAACGCCTGCGGGAAATTGCCGAAATGATCAGCGAGGAAGACATCGAGAAGGCAGAAAAGGAACGCCTCGAAGAGGTAATTGCACAGGCCAAGCCGGCCTGAGTCAATAAATCGGCGCTGGCGGCGATGTGCTACCGTTCAGCGCCGGTTTTCCATCTTTCGATACGGTTATTCTATGCTGGAACTTAAGGACAGTATCAGCGTTCAGGATGGAAACAGCCTGGTGGTCAGGCTGAACAAGGCTTATTGGAGGGGACGCGGCCATGCGCAACCTCAGCCTCACACGCCAGTGCCTGGGCCTGGTGACCCGCATCGAATGCAGCATCCGCCCACTGGCCGGTGACAACGGCATGTGGACGTTACTGTTCGCCGCCGGCATGGCCGGTGAGCAACCTTCCGCGATCAAGGCTCAAGGGCCGTTTCATGGGCCGTTGGTGGCCGAATCGGTGCTCAACGCCATTGTCGACAGCCTGACCTTGCATGGCTACCAGGTATCCGAAGACCCGCAGATCTGGTGTTTGCACCTGCAGGCCCAGTTGCGGCGGATCAATGGCGAGCGGTGCCGAAATCTGGGGGATTATCAGTTTCATCCTGAGACCTGATTGATGCCGGGGGGCCGCTTTGCGCCCATTCGCAGCACAAGGCTGCTCCTACAGGAGATCGCGGTCGCTTGTAGGAGCAGCCTTGTGCTGCGAATGGGCGGCAAAGCAGCCCGCATTCACCGGGCTTTTGCTGTAACAGGTGGCTGGCTATACTCGCTGTCGTTTTTTTAGTCACCTGACGAGTCCAAAACCCTCCATGGAACGTATTCTCGAAAACGCGATGTATGCCTCGCGTTGGCTGCTCGCACCGATCTACTTCGGCCTGTCACTCGGCCTGCTGGCCCTGGCGCTGAAATTCTTCCAGGAAGTGGTCCACGTCCTGCCCAACGTATTCGCCCTGAGCGAAGCTGACCTGATCCTGGTGATCCTGTCGCTGATCGATATGTCGCTGGTGGGTGGCCTGCTGGTGATGGTGATGATTTCCGGCTACGAAAACTTCGTCTCCCAACTGGACATCGACGAGAGCAAGGAAAAGCTCAACTGGCTGGGCAAGATGGATTCTTCGTCACTGAAGATGAAGGTTGCTGCGTCGATCGTGGCGATTTCTTCCATTCACCTGCTGCGGGTGTTCATGGATGCGCAGAACATTTCCACCGACTACCTGATGTGGTACGTGATCATCCACATGACCTTTGTGGTTTCGGCATTCTGCATGGGCTACCTGGACAAGCTGACCAAGCACTGAGTCCGGTTGCTGCATGCACCGCCCGTCTGTTGCAAAACGGACGGGCGGTGTCGTTTCTGGCTTGTGCTTTCAGCCCGCCTGTACAAAAAATGAGCGCTCATGCCTGGTTCTCATCGCGAGGTGCTTACATGAACCTGCATCAGCTTAATCTCGAGGCCAGGGCTGGCCATGTCGACGAAGTGAACCTGATCGCCATCGAAGGCGGCGATTATCTCATTGAAGCCCGGCTCAAAGGGCACGCCCATCCCCTGTCTGACACCCGTGGCGAGCGCTTGCGCGTGCACTCGGTGGAAGATGCCCGCAAGCTGCTGCAAACCATTCCCCTGGTCTCGATGAACCTGGTGCACTGGTCGGTGCAGGACGAAATGTGCGGCATGGGTTCACACCCGGAAGAAGACCTCAAGGTGCCGATTTCCCAGCGTTCGGCGTGGTAGCTGCTCGCAGCTGCCCAGTGTGCTAGGCTGCTCGCCCTTTTCATCAAGGGCGCGGCTGCACTGCGCCCTGCAGTGGAGCACGACAATGTCCGAACTCAATCTGTCTACCGACGAAACGCGCGTCAGCTACGGTATCGGCCGTCAGCTGGGCGGCCAGCTGCGCGACAACCCGCCACCAGGTGTAAGCCTGGAAGCCATCTTGGCCGGCCTGACCGACGCCTTCAATGGCGCCGACAGCCGTGTCAGCGAAGCCGACCTGTCGGCCAGCTTCAAAGTGATCCGCGACATCATGCAAGCCGAAGCGGCTGCCAAGGCTGAAGCCGCAGCTGGCGCTGGCAAGGAATTCCTGGCTGAAAACGCCAAGCGTGATGGCATCACCACGCTGGCCTCTGGCCTGCAGTTTGAAGTCCTGACCGCAGGCGAAGGCGCCAAGCCGACCCGCGAAGACAACGTGCGTACGCACTACCACGGCACCCTGATCGACGGTACCGTGTTCGACAGCTCCTACGAGCGTGGCCAGCCGGCTGAATTCCCGGTGGGTGGCGTGATTGCTGGCTGGACCGAAGCCCTGCAGCTGATGAACGCTGGCAGCAAATGGCGCCTGTACGTGCCAAGCGAGCTGGCCTACGGCGCCCAAGGCGTTGGCAGCATCCCGCCGCACAGCGTGCTGGTGTTCGACGTCGAGCTGCTCGACGTTCTGTAACACCGCTGGGGCCGCGTTGCGGCCCATTCGCGGCACAAGGCCGCTCCTACAGGGGTATGCATGTCCATGGGAAAATGCGTACCCCTGTAGGAGCGGCCTTGTGCCGCGAACGAGGGCGAAGCCCTCGCCAGATCTGTCAGTTCCAGTCTGTTCCCATCGGGCGCAATGCCCGCGCATAGCAGAACAGAAACAGGTTGCGCACCAGCTCCTTGAGCACCCCAGGTTCACTCGAATTCAGCCCGCTCATGTCCAGGTCGCCCTGGTCACGCAGTTCGTCGAGTGCTTCTTCTTCAAGCACCGCGCACACTTCGCCGGTTTCGCGGTGAAGAATGCGCAGGTAGGGGTGAGGGCGGTCAAGCCAGGCGTCAATCAGATAAGTCATGGCTATTCTCCTTGGATACCAGTTCCAATGAGAATAATTCTTATTATCAGAATAGCAAGCGCCTATTGGCCTTTTTTTGTGTAATCAGACTTTGCGAACGAACTCGGACTTCAGCTTCATGGCGCCGATGCCGTCGATCTTGCAGTCGATATCGTGGTCGCCGTCGCACAGGCGGATGTTCTTGACCTTTGTGCCAACCTTCACCACCAAAGATGAACCCTTGACCTTGAGGTCCTTGATCACGGTGACGGTGTCGCCGTCCTGCAAGATGTTGCCGACCGAGTCTTTCTTCACTGCCTCGTCGCTGGCCGCTTCGGCGTCGCCACTGGCTGACCACTCGTGAGCGCATTCAGGGCAGATCAGTTGAGTGCCATCCTCATAGGTGTACTCGGAATTGCATTTTGGGCAGGGTGGCAGAGTGCTCACTTCGGTTCCTCAAACAAACAGACGGGCGGTTAAAAACCCACATTGTAAAAGGTATTTTCCCAGAAGTGATTATGTCCGGACAAAACGCATCGCGGGCAAGCCCGCTCCCACAGGCGACGCAATCCTGTAGGAGCGGGCTTGCCCGCGAATGAAGACGACTCGGCCTGTCAGTGAGTGCGCGCGACCGCAAACTCGCTCAGCTCAACCAGGGCATCCCGGTATTCACTGGCTGGCAGCACTTCGAGGCAGGCAATGGCGCGCTTCACATAGTCGCGCGCCAGTTCGGCGGTGTACTGCAGTGCGCCCGACGCTTCGACCGCCACGC from Pseudomonas fortuita carries:
- a CDS encoding DUF3015 domain-containing protein, whose product is MKRILLGTLFTVVSLNAMAEAPGGPNCGWGNMLFEGQRGTPAHFLASTTNGTSGNATFGMTSGTNGCSTKASLTYGGKSWFAMNGMMNELSEDMAMGQGEALTTYAVVLGVAPEDRVYFNSVTHQHFNQIFSSADVTAETVHSNTLAVLKSDPRLAKYATEA
- a CDS encoding Lon protease family protein produces the protein MPDPVAARLRLAPEALTRRFSPEQFAFTHTDDLEPFRGVLGQERAVEALQFGVAMPRPGYNVYVMGEPGTGRFSFVKRYLKAEGKRQQTPADWVYVNHFDDTREPRALELPSGSAAEFISDMGGLIDNLLSTFPAVFEHPSYQQKKGAIDRAFNQRYDRALDVIERASLEKDVALYRDASNVAFTPMADGKALDEAEFAQLPEAVREQFHEDIALLEEQLNEELASLPQWKRESNNQLRQLNEETITLALQPLLAPLSEKYAENAAVCAYLQSVQLNLLRTVVEQLVDDSKTDAAARKLLEEQYAPSLVVGHHAAGGAPVVFEPHPTYDNLFGRIEYSTDQGALYTSYRQLRPGALHRANGGFLILEAEKMLGEPFVWDALKRALQSRKLKMESPIGELGRVATVSLQPQMIPLNVKLVIIGSRQLYYALQDHDPDFQEMFRVLVDFDEDMPMVDENLEQFAQLLRTRTNEEGMAPLTSDAVARLATYSARLAENQSRLSARIGDLFQLVSEADFIRQLASDEMTDAGHIERALKAKATRTGRVSQRVLDDMLAGIILIDTEGAAIGKCNGLTVLEVGDSAFGMPARISATVYPGGSGIVDIEREVNLGQPIHSKGVMILTGYLGSRYAQEFPLAISASIALEQSYGYVDGDSASLGEACTLISALSRTPLKQCFAITGSINQFGEVQAVGGVNEKIEGFFRLCEARGLTGEQGVIIPRANVATLMLDERVLQAVENGMFHVYAVSQADEALSLLVGEEAGVLDEQGQFAEGSVNARVVERLREIAEMISEEDIEKAEKERLEEVIAQAKPA
- a CDS encoding PA4575 family protein; the encoded protein is MRNLSLTRQCLGLVTRIECSIRPLAGDNGMWTLLFAAGMAGEQPSAIKAQGPFHGPLVAESVLNAIVDSLTLHGYQVSEDPQIWCLHLQAQLRRINGERCRNLGDYQFHPET
- a CDS encoding TIGR00645 family protein; translated protein: MERILENAMYASRWLLAPIYFGLSLGLLALALKFFQEVVHVLPNVFALSEADLILVILSLIDMSLVGGLLVMVMISGYENFVSQLDIDESKEKLNWLGKMDSSSLKMKVAASIVAISSIHLLRVFMDAQNISTDYLMWYVIIHMTFVVSAFCMGYLDKLTKH
- a CDS encoding DUF6482 family protein, with translation MNLHQLNLEARAGHVDEVNLIAIEGGDYLIEARLKGHAHPLSDTRGERLRVHSVEDARKLLQTIPLVSMNLVHWSVQDEMCGMGSHPEEDLKVPISQRSAW
- a CDS encoding FKBP-type peptidyl-prolyl cis-trans isomerase encodes the protein MSELNLSTDETRVSYGIGRQLGGQLRDNPPPGVSLEAILAGLTDAFNGADSRVSEADLSASFKVIRDIMQAEAAAKAEAAAGAGKEFLAENAKRDGITTLASGLQFEVLTAGEGAKPTREDNVRTHYHGTLIDGTVFDSSYERGQPAEFPVGGVIAGWTEALQLMNAGSKWRLYVPSELAYGAQGVGSIPPHSVLVFDVELLDVL
- a CDS encoding PA4570 family protein, whose translation is MTYLIDAWLDRPHPYLRILHRETGEVCAVLEEEALDELRDQGDLDMSGLNSSEPGVLKELVRNLFLFCYARALRPMGTDWN
- a CDS encoding zinc ribbon domain-containing protein YjdM, whose amino-acid sequence is MSTLPPCPKCNSEYTYEDGTQLICPECAHEWSASGDAEAASDEAVKKDSVGNILQDGDTVTVIKDLKVKGSSLVVKVGTKVKNIRLCDGDHDIDCKIDGIGAMKLKSEFVRKV